The [Actinobacillus] rossii genome contains a region encoding:
- the gla gene encoding major intrinsic protein, with protein sequence MNAYLAEFLGTALLVLMGNGVVANVCLNKTKGNSSGWIVITTAWAFAVYVAVVATGEYSGAHLNPAVTIGVAAKGAFDWAMVPGYIAAQLAGGIVGGFIVYLFYRDHFNVTEDEGAKRACFSTEPAIRNYANNFFCEVIGTVVLVSVIFFITSGSVTLPGSETAAPIGLGSIGALPVAILVWAIGLSLGGTTGYAINPARDLGPRIALAILGKKLKTSADWGYAWVPVAGPMVGGVIAAVAYNIVM encoded by the coding sequence ATGAACGCTTATTTAGCTGAATTCCTAGGCACGGCACTTTTAGTCTTAATGGGTAATGGCGTTGTCGCTAATGTGTGCTTAAATAAAACAAAAGGTAATAGTTCGGGTTGGATTGTGATTACCACGGCTTGGGCATTTGCGGTATATGTTGCGGTTGTGGCAACAGGGGAGTATAGCGGTGCACATTTAAATCCAGCGGTAACTATTGGTGTAGCAGCGAAAGGTGCTTTTGATTGGGCAATGGTTCCGGGTTATATCGCTGCACAACTTGCTGGCGGTATCGTAGGTGGATTTATTGTATACTTATTCTATCGTGATCACTTTAACGTGACAGAAGATGAAGGCGCAAAACGTGCTTGTTTCTCAACTGAACCAGCAATTCGTAATTATGCAAATAACTTCTTCTGTGAAGTAATTGGTACAGTCGTTTTAGTTTCTGTGATTTTCTTCATTACATCAGGTTCAGTGACCTTACCAGGTTCAGAGACAGCCGCGCCAATCGGTTTAGGTTCAATCGGTGCATTGCCTGTTGCTATCCTTGTATGGGCAATCGGTTTAAGCTTAGGGGGAACGACCGGTTATGCGATTAACCCAGCACGTGACTTAGGTCCACGTATTGCGCTTGCAATTTTAGGTAAAAAATTAAAAACTTCAGCGGATTGGGGCTATGCATGGGTTCCTGTTGCTGGTCCAATGGTTGGTGGTGTGATTGCTGCAGTTGCTTATAATATTGTGATGTAA
- the nagK gene encoding N-acetyl-D-glucosamine kinase: MLYGLDIGGTKIELAVFNEKLEKQYSERVPTPQSSYEEWLRAIETLVYNADKKFGTKGTVGLGIPGFVNHKTGLAEIANIAVAHDNPILKDLSERLEREVRAENDANCLALSEAWDESNLQYSTVLGLIIGTGFGGGIVMNGKAHSGQIGMAGEVGHIQLNYHALKLLGWDKAPIYKCGCGNTACLDSYISGRGFEMLYNDLVGQKLNAKKIIERFYAKDPKTTEFVEKYIELMAICISPLVTVLAPDMIVFGGGLSNFDYIYDVLPKTLSKYLMRNAEVPVIKKAVHGDSSGIRGAAALFLER; encoded by the coding sequence ATGTTATACGGATTAGATATCGGTGGTACAAAAATTGAGCTTGCTGTATTCAATGAAAAATTGGAAAAACAATACAGTGAACGCGTTCCAACGCCACAAAGTAGTTATGAAGAATGGTTGAGAGCCATCGAAACTCTTGTCTATAATGCAGACAAGAAATTTGGTACAAAAGGCACCGTTGGGTTAGGTATTCCAGGATTTGTGAATCATAAAACAGGATTAGCCGAAATTGCTAATATTGCTGTGGCACATGATAATCCAATCCTAAAAGATCTATCAGAACGCCTTGAACGCGAAGTTCGTGCTGAAAATGATGCCAATTGTTTAGCTTTATCTGAAGCATGGGATGAAAGTAATTTACAATATTCAACTGTACTTGGTCTCATTATCGGAACAGGTTTTGGAGGTGGTATTGTAATGAATGGCAAAGCGCATTCAGGACAAATAGGTATGGCTGGAGAAGTGGGACATATTCAACTAAATTACCATGCATTAAAACTGCTTGGCTGGGATAAAGCGCCAATTTATAAATGTGGATGTGGTAATACAGCTTGCTTAGATAGCTATATTTCAGGTCGCGGTTTTGAAATGCTTTATAACGATTTAGTCGGTCAAAAATTAAATGCCAAAAAAATTATCGAACGTTTTTACGCAAAAGATCCTAAAACTACTGAATTTGTTGAAAAATATATTGAATTAATGGCAATCTGCATCTCACCATTAGTCACCGTGCTTGCTCCTGATATGATTGTATTTGGTGGTGGACTATCGAATTTTGACTATATCTATGATGTATTACCAAAAACATTGTCTAAATACTTAATGAGAAATGCCGAAGTTCCAGTAATAAAAAAAGCTGTTCATGGTGACTCGAGTGGTATCCGTGGTGCAGCAGCATTATTCTTAGAACGTTAA
- the pgpB gene encoding phosphatidylglycerophosphatase yields MLKRLSLYTFLLCLVPIFVWIFSWKWTGDAHLTNFDYFLYELTETGSAPYAFISCGILVILFRPIFPNRNKWLLATAIMLFSIGFTQGIKSLAKSLFAQPRPYVVELAAKSNITTNDFYNKPRAERQIVVRQFYASIPETPNWLSSHREKETGYSFPSGHTMFAAAWLMLAVGFSEFYGQRKRLSKILQTTILIWAIFMLISRLRLGMHNPIDLLASILIAWVVHCIIFTFLYKKAIFIKE; encoded by the coding sequence ATGTTAAAGCGTTTGTCATTATATACTTTTTTACTTTGTCTTGTGCCAATTTTTGTATGGATTTTTTCATGGAAATGGACGGGAGATGCTCATCTCACCAACTTTGACTATTTTCTTTACGAATTGACAGAAACTGGAAGTGCTCCCTACGCCTTTATCAGTTGTGGTATTTTAGTAATATTGTTCAGACCTATTTTTCCTAATCGTAATAAATGGCTTTTAGCAACTGCCATTATGCTCTTTTCTATTGGTTTCACTCAAGGTATCAAAAGTTTGGCGAAATCTCTTTTTGCTCAACCACGTCCCTATGTGGTTGAACTCGCCGCCAAGTCCAATATTACGACCAATGATTTTTACAATAAACCACGCGCAGAACGCCAAATAGTTGTTAGACAATTTTACGCATCAATACCTGAAACACCAAATTGGCTTTCTTCTCATCGAGAAAAGGAGACGGGTTATTCATTTCCATCAGGTCATACTATGTTTGCTGCGGCTTGGTTGATGTTAGCAGTTGGCTTTAGCGAATTTTATGGACAGCGTAAAAGACTATCAAAAATACTGCAGACTACTATTCTTATTTGGGCAATATTTATGTTAATAAGTCGATTACGCCTTGGAATGCACAACCCTATTGATTTACTTGCGAGTATTCTAATTGCTTGGGTTGTACATTGCATTATTTTTACTTTTTTATATAAAAAGGCGATCTTTATCAAAGAATAA
- the ribA gene encoding GTP cyclohydrolase II, protein MAKIQLVTEATLPTEFGIFKIVGFEFPDTKKEHVALVMGDVANGEPVLARIHSECLTGDALHSLKCDCGFQLASALRQISEEGRGVLIYHREEGRGIGLINKIRAYSLQDQGMDTIEANLALGFKADERNFSVCADMFEALGVKAVRLLTNNPNKIDTMKQAGINVVERVPLNVGENRYNTGYLDTKAKKMGHYIVHNNEKHFLNCPHCQEEIPAK, encoded by the coding sequence ATGGCTAAAATTCAGCTTGTAACTGAAGCCACTTTGCCAACGGAGTTTGGGATTTTTAAAATTGTAGGATTTGAGTTTCCTGACACGAAAAAAGAGCACGTGGCCTTAGTTATGGGAGATGTCGCGAATGGAGAGCCTGTATTGGCGCGTATTCATTCAGAATGCTTAACAGGCGATGCATTGCATAGTTTAAAATGTGATTGCGGTTTCCAATTAGCTAGTGCATTGCGCCAAATTAGTGAAGAAGGGCGCGGTGTGTTAATTTATCATCGCGAAGAAGGGCGTGGTATTGGATTGATTAATAAGATTCGAGCATATTCATTACAAGATCAAGGCATGGATACAATTGAAGCGAATCTAGCGCTTGGTTTTAAAGCCGATGAACGTAATTTTTCAGTTTGTGCGGATATGTTTGAAGCATTAGGCGTAAAAGCCGTTCGATTATTAACGAATAATCCGAATAAAATTGATACGATGAAACAAGCTGGTATTAATGTGGTTGAGCGTGTGCCATTAAATGTGGGTGAGAACCGTTACAACACGGGTTACCTTGATACAAAGGCAAAAAAAATGGGGCATTACATCGTACATAACAATGAAAAACATTTTTTAAATTGTCCACATTGTCAGGAAGAAATTCCAGCAAAATAA
- the pta gene encoding phosphate acetyltransferase: MAHTIILTPVSSGVGLTSVSLGLIRALEQKGAKIGFMKPISQPISGEDKLDRTTSIVRTSTSLETADPIMLSDAENLIGNKQNDVLLEKIVANYQVLAQNNDIVIVEGLIPTPKHSYANRINFDVAQALDAEIVLVAAPATETPAELKERVEAAAASFGGKDNENLLGVVINKFNAPIDNSGRTRPDLAEIFDSFQHSHNNPNEVYNLFKSSPIKVLACIPWSQDLIATRAIDLVDHLGATIINEGEVKTRRIRGITFCARSLHHMVEHFHTGDLLVTSADRPDVLAAAALASTNGIELGGILLTGGYKIDSAFSKLCQRSFESTGLPVFRIEGNTWQTALSLQSFNLEVPVDDKERIENIKQFTSEQFDAEFIHQLVGGSTRIRRLSPPAFRYQLTELARAAKKRIVLPEGDEPRTIKAAALCAERGIAECVLLATPEDVKRVASAQGVTLGKGITVIDPASVRENYVARLVELRKAKGMTEVAAREQLEDTVVLGTMMLEANEVDGLVSGAVHTTANTIRPPMQIIKTAPGSSIVSSIFFMLLPDQVLVYGDCAVNPDPSAEQLAEIAIQSADSAKAFGIDPKVAMISYSTGTSGAGADVEKVKEATRIAKEKRPDLLIDGPLQYDAAVMADVAKSKAPNSPVAGKATVFVFPDLNTGNTTYKAVQRSADLVSIGPMLQGMRKPVNDLSRGALVDDIVYTIALTAIQATQA, translated from the coding sequence ATGGCTCATACAATTATCCTTACCCCTGTTAGTAGCGGTGTCGGTTTAACTAGCGTTAGCCTAGGTTTAATCCGAGCACTTGAACAAAAAGGGGCAAAAATTGGTTTTATGAAACCAATTTCACAACCAATTTCAGGCGAAGATAAACTTGACCGCACTACATCTATTGTGCGTACATCAACATCACTTGAAACTGCAGATCCAATTATGTTGAGTGATGCGGAAAATCTTATTGGTAATAAACAAAACGACGTTTTATTAGAAAAAATTGTGGCTAACTACCAAGTATTAGCACAAAACAATGATATTGTGATCGTTGAAGGTTTAATTCCAACACCAAAACACAGCTATGCAAACCGTATCAACTTTGATGTTGCACAAGCATTGGATGCAGAAATTGTATTAGTTGCGGCACCTGCCACTGAAACACCAGCAGAATTAAAAGAACGTGTCGAAGCCGCTGCCGCATCATTTGGTGGAAAAGACAATGAAAACTTATTAGGTGTGGTGATTAATAAATTCAATGCGCCAATTGACAATTCAGGTCGTACACGCCCAGACTTAGCTGAGATTTTTGATTCATTCCAACATAGCCACAACAATCCGAATGAAGTATATAACTTATTCAAAAGTAGCCCAATCAAAGTATTAGCTTGTATTCCTTGGTCACAAGATTTAATTGCAACACGCGCTATTGATTTAGTTGATCACTTAGGTGCAACAATTATTAACGAAGGGGAAGTTAAAACACGTCGTATTCGTGGCATTACTTTCTGTGCACGCTCATTACACCATATGGTAGAACACTTCCACACAGGTGATTTACTGGTAACTTCTGCAGACCGCCCTGATGTTTTAGCCGCTGCAGCTCTTGCATCAACCAACGGTATTGAACTAGGTGGTATTTTATTAACTGGCGGTTACAAAATTGACAGCGCATTTAGTAAATTATGCCAACGTTCATTTGAATCAACAGGTCTTCCTGTATTCCGTATTGAAGGTAATACATGGCAAACTGCATTAAGTTTGCAAAGTTTCAATCTTGAAGTGCCTGTTGATGATAAAGAGCGTATTGAAAATATCAAACAATTTACAAGTGAACAGTTTGACGCTGAATTTATTCACCAATTAGTTGGTGGTTCAACTCGTATTCGCCGTTTATCACCTCCAGCATTCCGTTATCAATTAACTGAACTTGCTCGTGCAGCGAAAAAACGCATCGTATTACCAGAAGGTGATGAGCCACGTACTATTAAAGCGGCTGCACTTTGTGCTGAACGTGGCATTGCAGAATGCGTACTTTTAGCTACCCCTGAAGATGTGAAACGTGTTGCAAGTGCACAAGGTGTCACTTTAGGCAAAGGCATTACCGTTATTGATCCTGCATCAGTACGTGAAAATTATGTTGCACGTTTAGTCGAGTTGCGTAAAGCGAAAGGAATGACTGAAGTAGCAGCACGTGAGCAATTAGAAGATACCGTTGTGCTTGGAACAATGATGTTAGAAGCCAATGAAGTGGATGGTTTAGTTTCAGGTGCCGTGCACACAACGGCCAATACTATCCGTCCACCAATGCAAATCATCAAAACCGCACCAGGCAGTTCAATTGTTTCTTCAATTTTCTTTATGTTGTTACCTGATCAAGTACTTGTATATGGTGACTGTGCAGTTAACCCAGATCCATCTGCAGAACAATTAGCAGAAATTGCAATTCAATCTGCAGATTCTGCAAAAGCATTCGGTATCGATCCTAAAGTTGCGATGATCTCATACTCAACAGGAACATCGGGTGCAGGTGCAGATGTTGAAAAAGTAAAAGAAGCAACACGTATTGCAAAAGAAAAACGTCCAGATTTATTAATCGATGGTCCGTTACAATATGACGCAGCGGTTATGGCGGATGTTGCAAAATCTAAAGCACCAAATTCACCAGTTGCAGGTAAAGCAACCGTATTTGTGTTCCCAGATTTGAATACTGGTAATACAACTTATAAAGCGGTTCAACGTTCTGCTGACTTGGTTTCAATTGGCCCAATGCTTCAAGGTATGCGTAAACCAGTTAATGACTTGTCTCGTGGTGCATTAGTTGATGATATCGTTTATACGATCGCATTAACTGCAATTCAAGCGACACAAGCTTAA
- the ackA gene encoding acetate kinase, which yields MSKLVLILNCGSSSLKFAILDPVSGDEKLSGLAEAFYLPETRIKWKLHGEKGNADLGAGAAHSEALDFIVNKIFPLDPELKDGIVAIGHRIVHGGEKFTSSVIVTDEVVKGIEDAIQFAPLHNPAHLIGIKEAFKMFPHLKDKNVVVFDTAFHTTMPEEAYLYALPYSLYKEHSVRRYGAHGTSHYFVSREAAKRLGVPEDKVNVITCHLGNGGSVSAVRHGECIDTSMGLTPLEGLVMGTRSGDIDPAIVFYMHDTLGMSVDEINTTLTKKSGLLGLTEVTSDCRFAEDNYDSEDESLRVPARRAMDVYCYRLAKYIGSYMAVIGERLDAIVFTGGIGENSAHVREITLNHLKLFGYRIDNEKNLAARFGKEGVITADNTPVAMVIPTNEELVIAQDTARLCI from the coding sequence ATGTCAAAATTAGTTCTCATCCTTAACTGCGGTAGCTCATCATTAAAATTTGCTATCTTAGATCCTGTATCTGGTGACGAAAAATTATCAGGTTTAGCTGAAGCATTTTATCTCCCAGAAACGCGTATCAAATGGAAATTACATGGTGAAAAAGGTAACGCTGACTTAGGTGCTGGCGCAGCGCATAGTGAAGCATTAGACTTTATCGTGAACAAAATCTTCCCATTAGATCCAGAGCTAAAAGATGGCATCGTTGCTATCGGTCACCGTATTGTTCATGGTGGTGAAAAATTCACTTCATCTGTCATAGTCACTGATGAAGTTGTAAAAGGTATTGAAGACGCTATTCAATTTGCACCGTTGCACAACCCAGCGCACTTAATCGGTATCAAAGAAGCGTTCAAAATGTTCCCACATTTGAAAGATAAAAACGTGGTGGTATTTGATACGGCATTCCATACTACAATGCCTGAAGAAGCATATTTATATGCATTACCATACTCACTCTATAAAGAACATAGCGTTCGTCGTTATGGTGCACATGGTACAAGTCATTACTTTGTAAGCCGTGAAGCCGCAAAACGCTTAGGTGTTCCAGAAGACAAAGTGAATGTAATTACTTGTCACCTAGGTAATGGCGGTTCAGTTTCTGCTGTTCGTCATGGTGAATGTATTGATACTTCAATGGGTTTAACACCATTAGAAGGTTTAGTAATGGGAACACGTTCTGGTGATATCGATCCTGCAATCGTATTCTATATGCACGATACTTTAGGTATGTCTGTTGATGAAATTAATACGACCTTAACCAAAAAATCAGGTCTTTTAGGTTTGACAGAAGTAACTAGCGACTGCCGTTTTGCTGAAGATAATTATGACAGCGAAGACGAATCATTACGCGTACCAGCTCGCCGTGCGATGGATGTTTACTGTTATCGTTTAGCAAAATACATCGGTTCTTATATGGCTGTAATTGGTGAACGTTTGGATGCGATCGTCTTTACTGGCGGTATCGGTGAAAACTCAGCACACGTACGTGAAATTACTTTAAATCATCTAAAATTATTCGGTTATCGTATCGATAACGAGAAAAATTTAGCCGCTCGTTTTGGCAAAGAAGGGGTAATTACTGCAGACAACACACCAGTTGCAATGGTAATCCCAACAAATGAAGAATTAGTTATCGCACAAGACACTGCTCGTCTTTGCATCTAA
- a CDS encoding ABC transporter, translating into MLFFLDETTSALDEPTEYILYSKIREKLPNMIILSVGHRGTLNQFHNKQLNLGTCRI; encoded by the coding sequence ATGTTGTTTTTTTTAGACGAAACGACATCAGCGCTTGATGAGCCGACGGAATATATTCTATATAGCAAAATACGAGAAAAATTGCCAAATATGATTATTTTAAGTGTTGGTCATCGTGGTACACTCAATCAATTCCATAATAAGCAATTAAATTTAGGAACTTGTCGTATTTAA
- the yddA_2 gene encoding ABC transporter, with product MLGLDGFNTGVTQIAMILPLMLQAPRFFAGAATLGDMHQTVQAFNRLMRALSFFRLFYEQFTLYQARLNRLHGFMTKLDYLDENQVSHPIECGMGVALRDFGLKDQYGDTLLQQVNLELQTGDALLITGSSGAGKTTLLKAIAGIYPFETFGHSQRPCNANILFLPQRPYMPQGSLRDVICYPNIDPYHKDLERYMEECRLGNYIHALDQENDWQVILSPGELQRVAFIRIFLTQPDVVFFRRNDISA from the coding sequence ATGCTTGGCTTAGATGGCTTTAATACAGGGGTAACACAAATTGCCATGATTTTGCCATTAATGTTACAAGCCCCTAGATTCTTCGCAGGCGCGGCAACATTAGGAGATATGCACCAAACAGTACAAGCCTTTAACCGTTTGATGCGTGCGCTATCTTTCTTCCGTTTATTCTATGAACAATTTACGCTCTACCAAGCTCGTCTAAATCGTTTACACGGTTTTATGACAAAATTAGATTATCTTGATGAAAACCAAGTGTCGCATCCTATTGAATGCGGTATGGGTGTAGCGCTGCGCGATTTTGGTTTAAAAGATCAATATGGTGATACCTTATTACAGCAAGTTAATTTGGAATTACAAACCGGCGATGCGTTATTAATTACGGGTTCATCTGGGGCAGGGAAAACCACATTATTAAAAGCGATTGCAGGAATTTATCCTTTTGAAACGTTCGGGCACAGTCAACGCCCATGCAACGCTAATATTTTATTTCTCCCACAGCGTCCTTATATGCCACAAGGTTCATTACGGGATGTTATTTGCTACCCTAATATTGATCCTTATCACAAAGATCTTGAACGTTATATGGAAGAATGTCGTTTAGGTAATTATATCCATGCACTTGATCAAGAGAATGATTGGCAAGTCATCCTTTCTCCAGGTGAATTGCAACGTGTTGCATTTATTCGGATTTTTCTCACGCAACCTGATGTTGTTTTTTTTAGACGAAACGACATCAGCGCTTGA
- a CDS encoding Transposase and inactivated derivatives, with translation MRKSRLSQYKQTKLIELFVAGVTARTAAELVNVNKTTAAFYFHRLRLLIYQNSLHLEMFEGEIEADESYFSGQRKGKRGRGAAGKIAVFGLLKRNGRVYTVAVPNTQSATLLPIIREQVKPDSIVYTDFYRSYDVLDVSEFSHFRINHSTHFAEKQNHINGIENFGVKQNVIYASLMVFLKNILNSI, from the coding sequence ATGAGAAAAAGTCGTCTAAGTCAGTACAAACAAACCAAACTCATTGAACTTTTTGTTGCAGGCGTCACCGCTCGAACGGCTGCTGAGTTAGTTAATGTAAATAAAACTACGGCAGCGTTTTACTTTCATCGGTTACGATTGCTCATTTATCAAAATAGTCTACATCTAGAGATGTTTGAAGGCGAAATTGAAGCTGATGAAAGCTACTTTAGTGGACAGCGCAAAGGTAAACGAGGTCGTGGGGCCGCAGGTAAAATTGCGGTATTTGGGCTTCTCAAGCGAAATGGCAGAGTTTATACCGTTGCTGTGCCAAATACACAATCTGCAACGTTATTGCCTATTATTCGTGAGCAAGTAAAGCCTGATAGCATTGTTTACACTGATTTCTATAGAAGTTATGATGTGTTAGATGTGAGCGAATTTAGTCATTTTCGTATCAATCACAGCACGCATTTTGCAGAAAAACAAAATCATATTAACGGAATTGAGAATTTTGGAGTCAAGCAAAACGTCATTTACGCAAGTTTAATGGTATTCCTAAAAAACATTTTGAACTCTATTTAA
- the mdtK gene encoding multidrug efflux protein, with translation MKKFLFLVAYQEQAKKLIQIAFPILLAQLAQNSMGLVDTIMAGRVSAADMAAISVGASIWFPLVLFGHGLLLALPPTISYLNGSGKRERIAHQVRQGLWIVLLATIPLGLIIYHSDFIIQHMGMEDKLANITIGYLHAMIWGLPGYLLLVNFRCLNDGIAKTKPAMVITFLGLLLNIPLNYIFIYGKLGVPAFGAVGCGIATAIVNWAMCIIMIVYTKRAKNQRDLNVFEQIIEKPNLTTLTKLLRLGFPIAVALWCEVALFALTSLFLSPLGTDMVASHQITLNTSSFIFMLPMSLSMATTILVGQRLGEGSPDKAKKVSYAALAVGLNITIITAFITVFFRENIASIFVNDAKVIAMASPLLLLAALYQFSDTIQVVIGGALRGYKDTKAILYITIFCYWVIGMPVGYNLALTDRIVPHLGAMGFWIGFVVALTCAAICLSYRMFKIQQRPDDKLLAQLDKLK, from the coding sequence ATGAAAAAATTTCTATTTCTTGTTGCCTATCAAGAGCAAGCGAAAAAACTGATTCAAATTGCCTTTCCCATTTTATTGGCACAATTAGCACAAAATTCCATGGGGTTGGTCGATACCATCATGGCTGGACGTGTAAGTGCGGCTGATATGGCGGCAATTTCGGTGGGCGCATCGATTTGGTTTCCTTTGGTGCTATTTGGACATGGTTTGCTACTTGCTCTACCCCCAACAATTTCTTATTTAAATGGATCGGGCAAACGTGAACGGATTGCTCACCAAGTTCGTCAGGGCTTATGGATTGTATTGCTTGCCACTATTCCACTTGGACTGATTATTTATCATAGTGATTTTATTATTCAACATATGGGGATGGAAGACAAACTGGCAAATATCACTATTGGTTATTTACACGCGATGATTTGGGGCTTACCCGGCTACTTATTACTTGTTAATTTTCGCTGTTTAAATGATGGTATTGCGAAAACTAAGCCTGCGATGGTGATTACCTTTTTAGGCTTATTATTAAACATTCCACTAAATTATATTTTTATTTATGGCAAACTTGGTGTGCCTGCTTTTGGTGCTGTTGGTTGCGGTATTGCTACGGCGATTGTGAACTGGGCAATGTGTATTATTATGATCGTATATACAAAACGCGCGAAGAATCAGCGAGACTTAAATGTTTTTGAACAGATTATTGAAAAACCTAATTTAACGACACTAACGAAACTTCTCCGTTTAGGTTTCCCTATCGCAGTTGCGTTATGGTGCGAAGTTGCATTATTTGCACTGACCTCTCTCTTTTTATCGCCGCTGGGAACAGATATGGTTGCTAGCCACCAAATTACGCTGAATACCAGTTCCTTTATTTTTATGCTACCGATGTCGTTGAGTATGGCAACCACAATTTTGGTTGGTCAACGCCTTGGCGAAGGTTCACCGGATAAAGCGAAAAAAGTTTCGTATGCTGCACTGGCTGTTGGATTGAATATTACGATAATCACCGCATTCATTACGGTATTTTTCCGTGAGAATATTGCATCAATTTTTGTCAATGATGCAAAGGTGATTGCGATGGCAAGTCCTTTACTACTACTTGCCGCACTCTATCAATTTTCAGATACTATTCAGGTTGTGATTGGTGGCGCTTTGCGAGGTTATAAAGATACCAAAGCCATTTTATACATTACCATTTTCTGCTATTGGGTAATTGGTATGCCTGTCGGTTATAATCTCGCATTAACAGATCGTATTGTCCCGCATTTAGGAGCGATGGGCTTTTGGATCGGTTTTGTGGTTGCACTCACCTGTGCAGCAATCTGTTTGAGCTATCGAATGTTCAAAATTCAACAACGCCCCGACGATAAACTGCTTGCGCAATTAGATAAGCTCAAATAA
- the ribE gene encoding riboflavin synthase subunit alpha, with product MFTGIVQGTAQIQSIIEKQNFRTYTVKMPQELQFYLETGASVANNGVCLTVTKIDGDLVSFDLMTETLRVTNLGTLKQGDFVNIERAMKFGDEVGGHILSGHVYCTAKVIQRIPSENNLQIWFELPTRDVMKYILTKGFIAIDGISLTIGEVRDNQFCVNLIPETIERTLIAKRAVGDLVNIEIDPQTQAIVDTVERYLETKQ from the coding sequence ATGTTTACAGGTATCGTGCAAGGTACAGCACAAATTCAGTCCATCATAGAAAAACAGAATTTTAGAACATATACTGTCAAAATGCCACAGGAATTACAGTTTTACTTGGAAACTGGTGCCTCCGTTGCTAATAATGGCGTATGCTTAACAGTAACGAAAATTGACGGCGATTTAGTCAGTTTTGATTTAATGACAGAAACCTTGCGTGTCACTAATCTTGGAACATTAAAACAAGGCGATTTTGTTAATATTGAGCGTGCAATGAAATTTGGTGATGAAGTAGGGGGACATATTTTGTCGGGGCACGTTTACTGCACGGCGAAAGTCATTCAACGTATTCCAAGTGAAAACAACCTACAAATTTGGTTTGAGCTGCCAACACGAGATGTGATGAAATATATTCTGACTAAAGGCTTTATTGCGATTGACGGTATTAGTTTGACGATTGGTGAAGTGAGAGACAACCAATTTTGTGTTAATCTCATTCCTGAAACGATAGAGCGTACCTTAATTGCCAAAAGAGCAGTAGGCGATCTAGTGAATATTGAGATCGATCCACAAACACAAGCGATTGTAGATACTGTCGAACGCTATTTAGAAACGAAACAGTAA
- the mrgA gene encoding Metalloregulation DNA-binding stress protein codes for MSAVNTLKNLHATIKTFTFEMQKYHWMVKGKNFYNLHNAFEELYDWGFEQEDDVAERLLIIGSEPLLSIEDVQAFNKIVVLPKADLVETKMLANLKTSLETILALARQGLDEVGNDTGTDALLSDLVADVEKRLWMLNAYSA; via the coding sequence ATGTCAGCAGTTAATACCTTAAAAAATTTACACGCTACCATTAAAACCTTTACCTTTGAAATGCAAAAATATCATTGGATGGTCAAAGGCAAAAATTTCTACAATCTGCACAACGCTTTCGAAGAACTCTATGATTGGGGTTTTGAACAAGAAGATGATGTGGCAGAACGTTTGTTAATTATCGGTAGCGAGCCATTACTTTCAATCGAAGATGTGCAAGCATTCAACAAAATTGTTGTATTACCAAAAGCAGATTTAGTAGAAACAAAAATGCTCGCGAATCTCAAAACATCATTAGAAACTATTTTAGCGCTTGCTCGTCAAGGTTTAGATGAAGTAGGTAATGATACAGGCACAGACGCTTTGCTTTCTGATCTTGTTGCTGATGTAGAAAAACGCTTATGGATGTTAAACGCTTATTCTGCGTAA